The genomic window GGGATCCGCCGTCAGGGAAAGGTTCATCAACGGCTTGAAAATGATTTCTCCGCCAACGCTTCTGACTGGCGTATCCACAATGGCACAGACCCCGAGAATAGCCAATTCCGGCTGATTGATAATCGGACTGAACGAAGTAATGCCGTACGCGCCCAAATTCGTAATGGTAAAGGTGCCGCCGCTGATATCGTCGACACCGATCTGCTCATTGCGCACGGCGGCAACGAGCCGTGCTGCCTCGTTGGCAAGGTCCGTCAGTGTCCGCTGTTCACAATTCTTAACATTGGGAATAATCAGACCATCATCTTTGGCTACGGCCAATCCCATATTGATGTAACGGTGCCGGGTCAGCATATTGTCTTCGAAGCTGGCGTTCACATCGGGAAAATCCTGCAAGGCCTTCGTCACGACATACATCAGTATATGATTGTACTGGATCCGGACGGCGCCCTGCATACTCTCGTTCAACTTGCGACGCATCTCCTTGATTGCCGTCACATCGACGCTGTGATTATATGTAATAACCGGCGAAGTCTGCCATGAGGCCACCATGTTTTCGGCAATCGTCTGCCGCCGCGGCGCAACCTTCGTCTTATCTTCCGTCACCTTTTTCGCCGCTTTTACCGTATCTTCCGTCGCCTTCGCCATGGCCGCCTCCTTGACGTCCGCCTCCATGACACGCCGTCCGTGATAAAGGACATCGACATCGACATGCAGGTCCTTCGCCAACTTGGCTGCCATGGGCGACACTTTGCCGGGAATCGCTTCAATGCCCTGATATTCCCCCTGATCCGAGACCACGTCCGACGCCGCCACAGCGCCGTCATTCAACAAAATGCCGCTGCGCTGCAACAGCGCCCCGATATCTTCGCCTTTTTCTCCGATAACGGCAAGCGGCGCCGAGGTTGCTGCCACTTCGCCGTCAGAAACAAGGATTTTCAGCAAATACCCTGCTTCATCATCTCTCGCCTGAATAGTATTGGTCGCTCCCGCCGATTCGACAACGGCCAGCTCTTCGCCGGCACGCACCATATCGCCTTCGCCCTTGAGCCATGCGCCGATCTTTCCCTTTGTCACCGTCAGCCCCAACTGGGGCATCACTACGATTTTAGCCATGTCTTGTCCTCCCCTCATCGGTATAAAAACGCCTGTTTATCCTCAGTGCCTGACCGGCAGATAACGGTCCGGCCAATTACGAAACGACGGCAGAAATAAGCAGCCCACAAGAAGGCCGGCTTCGCATCAACCTGTTGTACCGGACTGCCTCAATCAGAACCGGTTAATCATCCCGAATCATTCCATCGGCACAGCGCTGTCTTCATTTTAAGTTTTCCTCGTTTTTTATTGTAATTAAAATGAAATCGCAAATATTTTCTTATCTTATACGTCATATTTTATTCTATTTCTTTATGTTTTCATAGTCCTTTCTCAATAAAAAAAGGCGACAGCGAGACTTGCCGTCACGCAATCGCCCTCACGGTTCCCATAGAGTACTGACCGTCCTTTTCTTTTTTTACCGGCAACCCCGGCGTATCCGTATTGACAAGCGTCTGCTACGCCGATTGTCACGTCTTCAGTACACGGACGGTAGATGGCTGCCTTCCCTGCGGCATCCATGCCAATATCGTGCAGCAGAAGATACCGGCAACGATTACCGTAAGCATTGGCCAAGGCGTATGATTATTAATCAGACCGAGAAAAAACGTTGAAACAATGCCGCTGCCGTATTGCAGCGATCCGATCAGCGCCGCTGCGGTTCCGGCCTTATCGCCGACATGGTCCAACGCCGCCGTTGAACAAGCGGCAATGATCCCGTTCATGGAAAACATCAGGATAATTGCCCCGACAACACCGTAAACGCCTAACAGTGTTGTTTTCACGAAAAAGACCAGTAACACAACAGCCAGCGACGCTATGCCCGTAGAATATTTCAACAAAACATCCAGCGTATACAGGCGTAAGAGGTGGCGATTGAAAAAACTGACGACCATAACGCCGATAACATTTAAGCCGAACAGCAATCCGTAATATACCTCAGGTATGCCATAATATGTAATGTACATGAACGGCGTACCTGCTATTACCGCGTAGGCGGCCATGTAGAACATCGCTATGCATAAGGTGTATTTCATAAACGTAAAATCTTTTATCAACATGCCGTATATGTTAAAAACATGGCGCATAGATGTACTTTGCCGCCTGTTTTCGGGCAAGGTTTCAGGAAGGACATGAATCATCAAGCCAATCGCCGCGCCAATACAAGCAACGGCATAAAAAATTATTTGCCATGAGAACGTGACGACAATGATGCCGCCCAGCAAAGGTCCGGCAATCGGCGCAACGGCCATGATCATCGTCAATAACGACAGTTTATCGGCCGCTTCCTTTGCTGTACAGACATCTCTGATCATCGCCCGCGATAACATGGGACCGACACAGGCGCCTGTCGCTTGAAATACACGCCAGCATACAAGCTCGGGCATGGATGTGGACATTGCGCAGCCGACAGTTCCTAAAACAAAAATAACGGAACCTGCGATTAAAGGCTTAATTCTCCCAATCTTATCGCTGATAGGCCCCCAAACCAGCTGCGCTATCATAAATCCCAGCAAATATCCTGTAATCGTAAACTCTGAACCGGCCCCCAGCTCTCCGGCCATCACCGGCAAAGCCGGCAGATAGACATCTGTCGCGAGAGAATTGACTGCCATAAAAGCGCTTAGGACGATTAAAAACATAACTTCCGCTGTTTTAGACGTGAATTTTTCCATATAAATCTAATCATCATCCTTTCTGAATCCTTTCTGAAAACCAAAGGACCTTTCTCCTTTCAGGCGATAAAAATACTCTCTTTATTCATATTTCCGCCAAAGGCGGTCTTAAACAAAGAGAGTATCGCTTACGCCTGAAAAGATTTTCTATCTTAGCGCGCCGTTAAACTCGCGACATGAACCACTCTACCGTTTCCGGATCTGCGTGGCTAAAGAAAAGGCTTTGAGCCCGATCCAAGGCATCAATGGCAGCCATATCGCCGTCAGACAAGGTGAAATCAAAGACGTTGAAATTCTCTTCCATCCTGTCCTTATGAACGGATTTGGGAATAACGACAACATCCCGTTGCAATAAAAACCGAAGCGCCACCTGAGCAACCGTCTTGTGATATCGTTGACCAATGTCCTGTAACGCCGGATTGGTGAAGAAATCATTTCTCCCTTCTGCAAAGGGCCCCCATGATTCGATCTGACATTGATATTTTTTCAAATATCGTTGCGCCACTTTTTGCTGCTGAAAAACATGGGTTTCTATTTGATTGACGGCCGGTTTTATTTGCGCGAAATGCTGCATGTCAATAAATCTGTCCGGCGCGAAATTAGATACGCCGATCGCTCGGACCTGTCCTTTTTTTACGGCTTCTTCCATCGCTCTGTAGGTTCCGTAATAATCGCCAAAGGGCTGGTGAATGAGCAACAAATCGATATACGGACTTTGTAATTTCTCGAGTGACTCTTGAATGGAATTGCGGGCTTTTTCATACCCTGCATTCGTAATCCAAACCTTGGTCGTAATAAAAAACTCTTCCCGAGGTAACCCCGATGCGGCCAACGCCCGTCCCACACCGGATTCGTTCCGATAAGCCTGCGCCGTATCGATACTGCGATAGCCTATACGGATGGCATCTGCTACGGCCCTTTGCGTTTCTTCAGCCGGCGTTTGATATACCCCATACCCTAACTTCGGCATTTTAATTCCGTTATTCAGCGTTACATATTCCATGGCAAATTCCTCCTCTGAAAGCAACCCTTCGTTTCATGCTTGTATTTTACAACGGTCGATACTGCGTGTACACTATACATAATGAATTGTAGTTTTCATTTTATGAAACCTAAACTACGAGGAGGATAGGCATGGTTAACTTAGAAGAACTGAAACAATTCGTTGCCTTTGCAGAACTGGGCACCCTTGCAAAGGTAGCGGAAGCATTCTTGATTTCGGCACCTTCCCTTTCGCGGAACATGCAGCACGTAGAAGAGAGTTTCGGCGTACCCTTATTTACCCGCAGCGTCAATAAGATCGCACTGAATGAAACCGGCAAAAAAGCGGTCCGCGCGGCACAGATAATTCTGCGCACAGCAGAAACGGCAATCCAAGATGTACAGCGTTTCGATCAGGCGCAAAAGACAATTTATATTTCCGCTTGTGCCCCGATGCCCTTATGGAATATTCTCCCGCGCCTCTCTGCTATTTATCCGCAAAAAATCATCTCTCATCAGATAAGCCAAGTGGAAGATATCCTTTCGGAAATAAAGAACGGTCAAATCAATTTAGCAATTTTGCCTTTTCCGTTAGAAAACGGTAACTACAAGATAGAACCGTTGCTGACAGAAAAACTGTTTATCTCCGTCAGGCCTGACCACGAATTGGCCAACCGATCGGAAGTCTTCTTTGAAGAGATAAACGGTTATAATTTTTTGCTGCGCAGTGAAATCGGCTTCTGGGACAGTCTCTGCCGGGAATACATGCCTTCTTCAAAGTTTTTAGTTCAAAATAATCAATTTGAATTCGACGAATTGGTTCGCACCTCCTCTTTACCGCGGTTCATTACCAACTGTTCTGCCGATTTCCGGTCCATAAAAAAAGACAGGATTGCAATCCCTATCTCTAACCCTGAAGCAACCGTTACCTTTTATTTACACCATGTGGACCGGGAGACAGCACTCGAAAAAAATCACGGATAATAGCGGCGCGAAATACCGTTTAACGGCTGCCTTCCGTATCAACATCTATGCTTAACCTGCGCTAACAAGACTGTACTCTCTCCTCCCGTTACCGATGGTGAGATCAAAATTAAACCGAATCTTCCGCCTGCCTAAGACGGTCATATAGATAAACGGTTCATAAATGTAGTAAAATAAACGTATCCTTTTACTACTGGGAGGCGATATGCAGCAAGACCGCCAACAGCCTGTGCAAGTACGACGGACCGTGCGCCGTGACGACCGGAGCAGGCTTATTGCCGCCGCTATCCTTGTCTTGGGCTACGCCCGCATGGGACAATTGGACGCGGCAACCACCCGTCGCACGCTGTCGCGAATACCAATACGCCGCAACGGTGAGGACATCGGCGATTTCTTTCGTTAGGGAGATCGCTGCCGGCCGGCGGCCGCAGCATGAAACGAAAACACCGAAGCAGCAACGATACGCGCGGCTGTTTCCATTATCTGTTAGAGCAATGTATGGCCATATGGCAAAATTGCAGAAAAGAGGATTTTATGCGCATAAAAACGAAAATCTATTTATTATTGTGCCTCCTTGGCGCGATGACGACCTGCAGCGTTGCAGCAGAGCCGGTAGTGATGATTCCCAATGTATATGGCGACGGAGAAAAAATTGAAGCCTTAGCCATCCAGTATCCCTTCAGCATTGATCATACTTCCGTTGCGGCAGATGCTTTCCAAGTTGCCGATCATCAAGTGGCCGACGTGTATACCAATGTAGAACCGAAAACAGGAAATAAACACGAAGACGGCAAGTATGTCATCGTCGATTTGGTCACTAAAAATACATTATCCCCCTTAGACAAGCAGGGGCCCAAAAAACCGAAAAAGGCAGAAAATGAGAAAGCGGACGCTCCGCTTCATTCCGACCGGACGGCGCCGGTACTCACGGCTTCCGTAGTACAAGTCAAAAATATCCGAGGGACAGACGGTACAATATATCCCGCCAGTACGGAAGTCATGAAAGCAGAAACGGCGACAAGCTCTATTATTGATAAATTTATCATCAAACATTATACGGATAACGAAACAAAAAGCACGATCAGCTATACTGTGTTTTTGCCGGAAAACTATACGCCGCAGCAAAAATATCCTTTGGTTTTCTTTATCGCCGATGCGAGCGCCAATATTAACAACGACCGTACGCCTCTATTCCAAGGCAACGGCGCCACCATTTGGGCTACAGCGGAAGAACAACGGAAACATCAGGCGATCGTAGTCGCGCCGCAATACTCCGAAGACTTGGTCAACTCTTTGGGAATGATGACTACAGATGAAAATAAATGGACACCAGGATTGACACTGGTTACCAATTTACTGAAAAACATTATTTCCACATATCCTGTCGATAAAGATCGCATTTACGGTACAGGTCAATCCCAGGGCGGCATAGCCAACATTGCCATCAGCGACCGATACCCGGATCTATTCGCAGCTCAGTACCTCGTAGCTTGTCAGTGGAATACAGATGAGATGAACGCCTTGCTGCATAAGAATTTATGGATCCTTGTTTCAGAAGGAGACACCAAAGCGTATCCGAGTATGAACGAAGCTGTTTCCAAGTGGCGGCAGGCAGGCGGAAAGGTGGCGACTTCGCCATATTTGTGGGACAGCACTGCCGATGCCGCCACCTTCGCACAATACGTGGCGGACATGGAAGCCAAAGGGGCAACCATAAATTATTCCGTATTTAAAAACGGCAGTCATACCTATACCTGGTCTGTGGCTTATACCATTGAAGGCATCCGCGATTGGCTGTTCAATCAGACTAAATCGGGAAGACCCGTATCGGCGACCGCGTCCGGCAAATTCGAAGCTAAACGACAAAGGCAACTGGCGTTAAAAAAAGAAGCCAGACAGTATTTCGAAACGGGAAAGAACTACTTTAACGGTGAAAACGGCGCACCCAAAGATGCCGTTAAGGCTTGGGCCGCCTTTACGAAAGCGGATAAGCAAGGCGATAAAAAAGCGGCCCGTTATTTGGGATTATTATCGCTTAGCGACCGGAAAATGAAGGCAAGGACCAAACAAGCGTTTACGTATTTCATGAAAGGCGCCGAAAATGGAGATATTACCAGCATGTACTACCTTGGCCGCTGCTATGAAACCGGCACAGGCACCAAGCAAAATATTCAGCTGGCATACCATTGGTATAAAGAAGCCGCCAAACGCGAAGATATCATCGCAGCGCCAGCCATGGCGGCGCTAGCAAGTTTATATGAACGCGGACTGGGTGCAGAGCAAAATCTCCAAATAAGTGAAGAGCTGTATGAAAAAGCGGCGCGCGCCGGATATAAAGAAGCCGCCGACGGTTTACAGCGAGTGCGTGCCAGTCAAAGATCGCAGCGAGAACGGCAATAAAGGCCGTTAAAAAGAACACGCAGACAGGTGCCGTCCGATCGAACCCCTGCTCCACTGTGGTTTCACCCATTAAAACGGCAGCTCACAGGAACGCAAGGCTGTCCAGCAACGCGCAGTTATGCGCTAAAACAACCAGGTAACCAGCGTTTCTGCAGTGGCATTCCTTGCAGGTACAAAAAAATGCCGGCAGAATATTCTGCCAGCATCTCTTTCATTACCAAGCAACGTTTAGCATGTCAATGCTTTTTAAACCGCATGGTCAATGTATTTTCAATGGTGCGCCCAGAGGGAATCGAACCCACGACACATGGTTTAGGAAACCACCGCTCTATCCTACTGAGCTATGGACGCATAAACAATGGTTACGTCTTATCATACCATGTATTGAACATGCTGTCACGGAATAAATATCGCCATACTTGAGATATTTACGGTATCATAGAAAAACATAAAGGAGACTCCTTTCATCATGATGGAATTGGAAAAATTGGCTACTGAGAAACGAAATGCTGAGACTGCCGAAATTGACAGTGTCTCCACGCTGGAAATGATCCGTCTCATCCATACGGAAGATCAAAAAGCGACAGCTGCGATCACGCCGCTCTTGCCACAGATAGCTGCCGCCGTCGACGTCATTGCCGAGCGGCTGCGCCGAGGCGGCCGCCTGTTTTACGTTGGCGCCGGCACATCCGGCCGCCTCGGTATTCTTGATGCTGCCGAATGCCCGCCGACATACGGCACGGCGCCGGAATTGGTACAAGGCCTGATCGCCGGCGGTCGGGCGGCCGTGTTCTGCGC from Megasphaera vaginalis (ex Bordigoni et al. 2020) includes these protein-coding regions:
- a CDS encoding dihydrolipoamide acetyltransferase family protein; the protein is MAKIVVMPQLGLTVTKGKIGAWLKGEGDMVRAGEELAVVESAGATNTIQARDDEAGYLLKILVSDGEVAATSAPLAVIGEKGEDIGALLQRSGILLNDGAVAASDVVSDQGEYQGIEAIPGKVSPMAAKLAKDLHVDVDVLYHGRRVMEADVKEAAMAKATEDTVKAAKKVTEDKTKVAPRRQTIAENMVASWQTSPVITYNHSVDVTAIKEMRRKLNESMQGAVRIQYNHILMYVVTKALQDFPDVNASFEDNMLTRHRYINMGLAVAKDDGLIIPNVKNCEQRTLTDLANEAARLVAAVRNEQIGVDDISGGTFTITNLGAYGITSFSPIINQPELAILGVCAIVDTPVRSVGGEIIFKPLMNLSLTADPRVIDGMMAAKFLDRIAELLENPWLLLA
- a CDS encoding multidrug effflux MFS transporter is translated as MEKFTSKTAEVMFLIVLSAFMAVNSLATDVYLPALPVMAGELGAGSEFTITGYLLGFMIAQLVWGPISDKIGRIKPLIAGSVIFVLGTVGCAMSTSMPELVCWRVFQATGACVGPMLSRAMIRDVCTAKEAADKLSLLTMIMAVAPIAGPLLGGIIVVTFSWQIIFYAVACIGAAIGLMIHVLPETLPENRRQSTSMRHVFNIYGMLIKDFTFMKYTLCIAMFYMAAYAVIAGTPFMYITYYGIPEVYYGLLFGLNVIGVMVVSFFNRHLLRLYTLDVLLKYSTGIASLAVVLLVFFVKTTLLGVYGVVGAIILMFSMNGIIAACSTAALDHVGDKAGTAAALIGSLQYGSGIVSTFFLGLINNHTPWPMLTVIVAGIFCCTILAWMPQGRQPSTVRVLKT
- a CDS encoding aldo/keto reductase; translation: MEYVTLNNGIKMPKLGYGVYQTPAEETQRAVADAIRIGYRSIDTAQAYRNESGVGRALAASGLPREEFFITTKVWITNAGYEKARNSIQESLEKLQSPYIDLLLIHQPFGDYYGTYRAMEEAVKKGQVRAIGVSNFAPDRFIDMQHFAQIKPAVNQIETHVFQQQKVAQRYLKKYQCQIESWGPFAEGRNDFFTNPALQDIGQRYHKTVAQVALRFLLQRDVVVIPKSVHKDRMEENFNVFDFTLSDGDMAAIDALDRAQSLFFSHADPETVEWFMSRV
- a CDS encoding LysR family transcriptional regulator, which gives rise to MVNLEELKQFVAFAELGTLAKVAEAFLISAPSLSRNMQHVEESFGVPLFTRSVNKIALNETGKKAVRAAQIILRTAETAIQDVQRFDQAQKTIYISACAPMPLWNILPRLSAIYPQKIISHQISQVEDILSEIKNGQINLAILPFPLENGNYKIEPLLTEKLFISVRPDHELANRSEVFFEEINGYNFLLRSEIGFWDSLCREYMPSSKFLVQNNQFEFDELVRTSSLPRFITNCSADFRSIKKDRIAIPISNPEATVTFYLHHVDRETALEKNHG
- a CDS encoding alpha/beta hydrolase-fold protein translates to MRIKTKIYLLLCLLGAMTTCSVAAEPVVMIPNVYGDGEKIEALAIQYPFSIDHTSVAADAFQVADHQVADVYTNVEPKTGNKHEDGKYVIVDLVTKNTLSPLDKQGPKKPKKAENEKADAPLHSDRTAPVLTASVVQVKNIRGTDGTIYPASTEVMKAETATSSIIDKFIIKHYTDNETKSTISYTVFLPENYTPQQKYPLVFFIADASANINNDRTPLFQGNGATIWATAEEQRKHQAIVVAPQYSEDLVNSLGMMTTDENKWTPGLTLVTNLLKNIISTYPVDKDRIYGTGQSQGGIANIAISDRYPDLFAAQYLVACQWNTDEMNALLHKNLWILVSEGDTKAYPSMNEAVSKWRQAGGKVATSPYLWDSTADAATFAQYVADMEAKGATINYSVFKNGSHTYTWSVAYTIEGIRDWLFNQTKSGRPVSATASGKFEAKRQRQLALKKEARQYFETGKNYFNGENGAPKDAVKAWAAFTKADKQGDKKAARYLGLLSLSDRKMKARTKQAFTYFMKGAENGDITSMYYLGRCYETGTGTKQNIQLAYHWYKEAAKREDIIAAPAMAALASLYERGLGAEQNLQISEELYEKAARAGYKEAADGLQRVRASQRSQRERQ